cattaaggtagaacacgcctcggggacagatagtcggactctcaaatttctacagttcttttctgatctaccacttgtagggctcattttgaagttcttgaagaaaaactttcaccggcttagtctttttttcgaaaatccaaaattgaattccccccccccctagagtcaacacaggaattgcggccattttgaatgttaaaTATAAGTAAAATGTTGAgcaatttgttttgctagttccaaactttgcaccgtgatcccctatttttattgttgatctggtaagagaatgattgaaagtttcattcaggaaagtttgagcaaaagtttaagtctttcactttcgaggtgctttctaccttaaaacaCAGGTTTCTTTTTGTTCTACACCCAAAAGCATGCACCCTTGTATCTCAACACGATACGGGGATATAGTGAGAAGGAAATGTCCGCGTTTCCTAAAACGGATCTAATTAAAACGTTAATTGAAGTTACAGCCATTGCCCCTTTAATCGTACACGTTATAATGTACACGCGATATTTCTGGAGCGACTGTGGTTTAAAACAGTGGAATACAAATGTTAAGATGCAGCAAAGATGTATATAATATGAACGTGCTACTAGCCACACAGTGCAGTACATGTTCTAACTTTCTATGCTCCATACCCGGTCCCTTGATGCAGACTGCTGACCCTGCAGTTGCCTTATGGATCCAGCGAAGTAGGCAGCGCAATTATTGTCATTGTGGTTGAGGGTTGTGGTAAGACCGATAAAAGTGACCAATATTCATCGCTCTGGTCGCTTTTTGGATACCAAACTATTCGCTACAtaatacatttacatataaaacaaaCAGTGGTATGAAAACGGCGTTAGTGACCTAAATTAAATCAAATTAGTTTTTCGTTTGACTTAGCTTCTATGACCTCATTCCAGAGACAGCCTAGTTATGTTGTCATCGATGTGTGGTGATATTATTCAATGATTGGTTTAAGACTGTGGCGTCTTCTTGAGACCTTTCAGCCTAAGCGTCTATGGTTACTTTTGAAAGTGAGAATAGCATGGAGCGCGGAGTGATGACGGTTGATATCAATTAAAATGTAGGATAAAATCAATCAATGTCACAGCATGAGTTAAATTACAGTTATTAAATACGAAAACGTTAAAAAGAAATGCCAAATAttaaagtgtaaataaaaatcAAGAACTTATTTCGTCTTCCCACCGAAAAATTCTATACGACTATACCTTCAACAATTGCCGAGATATCACGTCATCCAATATTCTGGCAACTTACTGGCATGAAATTCCAACAAGGAGATTCATTGTAGTTTCCTTGACAACCGAGGgttgggagagagagagagagagagagagagagagagagagagagagagagagagagagagagagagagagagagagagagagagagagagagagagagagagagagagagagagagagagagagccctATGTCTAAAAATAGGAAATTTGCAAGTTTATACAGGAGATTGGTACTGAGTAACCGTTCGGTACACAAGTTATTCAATTTGCGCCATCAGAGGTCTGTAAAGGCGTGATTTTGGCCATTCGGGGATAAAAACGTAATAAACGTCCGATGCATCAATGTATTAGCCCTTTTCCGCATGCTTACATTGAGGACAGTGGGACTTTCCTCGTCAAATCCCAAGTCATCTTCTCATTTATATTATCATTAAGCTCTGCATtcgaaaaataaattgatatctGTCATTGTGAACGTCTGTTAACCATCTCCACCATCGACATCTACTTCGACTTTGAGAGGGTTTTAGTTTGGCATAAATGTTACGCTATCGCCCGTAGTAACACAGCATACATACAACCGATACCAGGACGTTAAGTCCATGACTGACCAACTTACCTGTATTTATCAAGGTTTGCGCATGCCGCTGTCTCACAGATACATTCTCTGACCAAAGTCCGAACAATAAATTGTGTTTGAGGTTCGTCTGTGATGCATAACCCTTGATGGTCACTAATGCAAGTAAATTTATGATGCAAAAGCGGAAATTTTAGTTACTCACTGTGTTTCTATTTTACTTCTGGCTCTTTCAGTCGAGAAACATGCATCCTTCACGAGTACACAGTATGGCTGTCTCCGCACTACTGACTATCGCCCTTCTCGTCCATATGTCACTGGCGTGTCCAATACAGTGTAAGTGTCACGAATCGACCATATACGGTTATGTCACAGATTGCAGTGGTGCTGGGCTACCGAACATTCCCGGGGACATAGAGTCCAAGACTGAATATCTGGACCTCAGCGAAAACAGTATCACGCAGGTCGCACACACGCCGTTGCGGTCACTCTCCAAGCTGAAGACGCTGTACTTATCCGCGAACGAAATAGAGACGATCGATGACGGCGCTTTCAAGGACATGACGAATTTGGAGAATCTGTACCTGCGGGTCAACAAATTGAGCGAAGTCAGCGCCGCTACTTTCTCCGGGCTCGGCAAAGTTGCCCTCGTTGATTTAGAAGCCAACGAGATCGGGGCAATACCGGCGGACACTTTCTCTGCCAACAGCGAGTTGACCCATCTGATGTTGCCAAGGAATTCGATCGACGCACTGGACTACGAAGCCTTCACGGGACTTTACAAGCTGAGATACCTGAACGCACGGACGAATAAAATCACCACGGTGTCCGGCCGTCTGCTGAACGGCCTGCCGGCGCTGCAGCATCTCGATGTCAGCGGAAATGCTCTGCATTGTGACTGCAATCTGCGGGATTTCAGGATCTGGCTGGAGGCACACAGCGATGATGACGTCTCCACTCCCACCACACTGTGCGCGACCCCGTCGAAACACTCGGGTCGCGCCTTACTTTCGGTGAAGTACGACGATCTGACATGCGGGTCGACTGGCTTGTCCGCAGGTGCGGCCGTCGGCATAGCGATTAGTATGTTCATCCTCGGTGCTGCTGTGGCAATTGCACTAGGCTATCTGTACATCCGCCGAAGAAAGGAACCGGACTTAGATACTGTCACTTTGACACAGAGCGAGTCAGTGGACAAAGTTGAAATGAACACACAAACGGTGAATAGCTAATACCTGGGGCCAACGTATATTATGGCCCATGTTAATACGAATAGCCTTTATTGAGTTATCGTGGatcttaaatattttttttcaaaatttcaagcaGGATGAACAACTCAAATCAACTTTAATGAGGTCTAACATATGCAAAATTTGTATTAATCATTTACATGTGATGCGTAACTAATAGGCCTACCAGTTTGCACAGGTTGAAACAAATGATTTTGTGCGATGTCATGTCGTGCAGATGCCATTATTAAttcgttttattttttcgatTTCCCTTACATcttatttgaatttcacttttAGCAAAGTTTCGAAAGAAGAGTATTCCTTTCACATGTAACAATGCTTTGGTTTAATTCTCAGCCCTTTCCATCTTAATTTTTGGTGAATGCATTTTCCATCACGTCACAAGCACCGGTATTCTGATGTCATCGCCCTTCCAAAGAGCTGAAACTTGAAGTTGGTTACCCGCAGGTTCAGCAATATTTGCGGAACAGTGAACGCGATCCAACTCCAAACGAAGATTCTTTCATAGACTCCATGATTGCTCTTATACGAATCGTTAGACATTGGAGGGGTGGGATGGTTGTCAGAGGGGTAAAAATTCTGCACAGCAAAAAAAGCACGTTAATTTTGCGGCATTCTGAGGTTTgaagaaatattcaaatgaagttCGGCCAAGTTCTGTGTAATTTTATGGGAACATAGTATGCATGCCGCACAAAATACGAAAATTGAATTGTCGAACAATATTTGTGAAAGCGACACACAGCTCCCAACACAACAGCCTTCATTTTGTGGTGACCCATCAAGATCAGTGACCCTAGAGAGATTTAACTATACATTACTGTGGGGACTGGTGCATGGTAAAGCTATAAGTTACGCTTTGTTGCCCATAGCAAGTTCAAAACTATGATAAAAGCCAATCTCCGGCATCGTGCCGTTTCAGCTCATCGAGCTGTCTTTGTCCAGGTAACTTTATCTAGCGCGTGTACTCTTTCAGATATCACTACGCTAGCTTACTTCTCAAAGCcctataatttgaaaatttgaattaatttcctgtaattaaattaaattaacttttgatttgtctgtctgatgattgcgtGAAACTCCCTAGAAGACGCCCTTAGTACTTCATTTGTTAGTATACATTTATCGTTAAACAAAacagcagagagagagagagagagagagagagagagagagagagagagagagagagagagtgtgtgtctgtgtgtgtctttgtgtgtctgtgtgtcagtTTGACAGTTTGCTTGACCGGCAgtctttacatgtaaatccATCGACAACTACCGACTGTTACATCAGCATGTGTGCACATTGCATATTGACATCCTGCCAAtcttcaaatataaataaatcaCTTTACTGCCCGATTTAAGGGGCCATTGATATTAAAAACACGCGaattacaaatcaaaaattttaccaTCAAAACCATCTGCCTCCGCGATGATTCTCAGGCGATGTTAAGATTTTGTTTCGAAATGAAATTTGTGTTTGTTACAAACCTGCCAGCAATACAGACGTACCAGCAATTGTGACCTGGGAAAGTTCATATCATAATTATGTTCGCGTCGGATTTTGCACTTCCAAACTTCCATTTAGGGAAGGGAAATTGATGTCATACGCAACgagttatgttatgttatgttattttaTGTTATGTTTCTTTGAGTGTCATGTGTGGACTTAAGCAGCTTGGTTGCCACACCCAGCCCTaagggcttacaagacactaaacagtaaataaagtaCAATGATATGAATAGCTCGAAACAAAATTTAAGTATAAGAAGCTTCTCGTCTGAAAATGCATGATAAATATAGGATGCCATGCAATTGGGATAGCATCTCGCTCATCAGAAATttcagtttctgttgtacatcaAATGAATCAAATACAGAGCACAAATTTCTGGCTTTAGAAAACAACTGATTCCTAACAACATTGTAAAATGTACCGTCAAAAATATAATGGAGTTCATCTTCAACAGTTGGACAAAAATCGCATAGTCTGATAGtcagattagattagattagaatTAGATTAGAATAACTTTATTGtccaaaaaattggaaaatcgtCTTTTTATCACTCGCAGTAAATAcgtacaataaaatgaaatacaaagaatTAAATGGCACACATAGAAACACAATTACAAAGACACTGCTGATCAACAGCAGATAGTCGAGCCCTCTTTTGAACATTCGGGCAGTTTCAATTTTCAGAGGTATGATACAAACTCTTAATTGTGCTAAAAGTAATCTTTCTGATCTGAGACATCGTAGATATTTCTCCAAATACACCCGCTCATGTATTTTCGTTTGCCATTCCCGTGTTACGATTA
This DNA window, taken from Ptychodera flava strain L36383 chromosome 4, AS_Pfla_20210202, whole genome shotgun sequence, encodes the following:
- the LOC139131363 gene encoding slit homolog 2 protein-like, translated to MHPSRVHSMAVSALLTIALLVHMSLACPIQCKCHESTIYGYVTDCSGAGLPNIPGDIESKTEYLDLSENSITQVAHTPLRSLSKLKTLYLSANEIETIDDGAFKDMTNLENLYLRVNKLSEVSAATFSGLGKVALVDLEANEIGAIPADTFSANSELTHLMLPRNSIDALDYEAFTGLYKLRYLNARTNKITTVSGRLLNGLPALQHLDVSGNALHCDCNLRDFRIWLEAHSDDDVSTPTTLCATPSKHSGRALLSVKYDDLTCGSTGLSAGAAVGIAISMFILGAAVAIALGYLYIRRRKEPDLDTVTLTQSESVDKVEMNTQTVNS